The genomic segment CCGTTGTTGCGGCGCGGGCGGGAAGCGGCGTGCGATCCCGTCACGGGCGCCTTATGCGCAACCGCGCGAGCCCGCCCTGTGGCAAGCCGTCGCACAGGAGCAGCAGGTCGTAGTCGCCGTCGTGCGCGCCGAGCACGGCCAGCCCTTCGGGCTTGCCGGTGCCCGCTGCGAACTCTGCCAGCCGTTGCGGACGGGCCGCGTCGCTGTCGGTGCTCTGGTCGACGCCGTCCCAGAAGTAGAGGCGATACGATCCGTCGCCATCGCCCACCGGCCCCGCCAGGATCAGGAAGCCGCCCTCCA from the Betaproteobacteria bacterium genome contains:
- a CDS encoding DUF3616 domain-containing protein — its product is GLVPVLTTRWDDLTGDAQVRYVRLDGRGIRDMAAVEGGFLILAGPVGDGDGSYRLYFWDGVDQSTDSDAARPQRLAEFAAGTGKPEGLAVLGAHDGDYDLLLLCDGLPQGGLARLRIRRP